The region ggagagaacGAGAGCAGAGTTAGAAAGGGCCATCCCCAGCTCACTGAGGAACGTGCTCAGACTGCTGAGAGCTCATCCAGCCGCCACCCGAGCCCTGAGGAGTGAGGCAGAGGTAGGGGGGCAGGGGGTGAGTGAAGGGGTGCGAGGGCTGGTAGGGGGGCTGCAGGAGTTACGGGGGGTGCTGTTAGAGAAACTGCTCACGAGCCCGTCCGAGGAACGTCAAAGAACACGCTACATGCAGGAGGTTTCGCTGCGCCATGGCAACAACATGGAGCTGGTTGCTACACTGGAGATGGAAGTCGCTGCCGCCATCAAAGACAGAGATGCTGAGGTGCCGATACAGTTTTCATTGTCATTATACGACTGTTTGTATTACACCAGAGTTTAAACCTTGAAAGATTTAACCCATGATAATTCTATCTCAGTTCTCCAAAACGTaatctctctactttctctgctgctctctctatctttctctctcactcttgtctcctcctctcttctacaCTCTCTTCTCACCCCCCTACTCCCTGCTCTCTAAGACCTCTAAGAGAAATGAGGTGATCAGGAAGTTGAAGAGCTCTCTGCACCAGATGGAGAAGATCTCTGAGGACTTTGTGTTGAGGACACAGCAAGACGCCGACAAGCAGAACCAGTCAGACGCTAAGACCTCACAGGGGAGGCGGGCCCGCATGCAGCAGGAAGCCAATCAGCTGAGAGTTCAGCTTAACAACCTGATTTCTGAGAACCGCGAGGTAGAGACTTCGCTCCGTAAGGTGGGAGATCCCAGAAATAGAGCCCTAGCCCCTGCTCCTTATCTAAAACATTTTCTATGCATGCAGTAGATCCTGCAGTGCGAAATATAACTTTTTCAATGTTGTTCTCCTCCCCTCATGGCAGAAAAAATATAAAGtggagacagaaatagagaacTGGATCCAGAAGTATGATGCTGATATGGGAGAGAAACAGGTAGACTGACCCTAAAAAATCCTAACAAATCTTCCACTGAGTAACAACAATTAATAATATGATTTTAGTGATGCTTAGTAaatccccacccccctctctatctctctctctgtgttgtctgctcccTCCCAGTTTGAGCTGGAGGACATGACAAGGGTctatgaggaggagaaggaggagctgAGAGAGCTAGAGGAGGCGTATGCTGTCCTGGAGCAGGAGTTCAGTCAGATCCAAGAGGAGCGGCGTTTGgccgaggagaggagggaggaggagcagaaaGAGCTGGAAAAGAAGAGCCGTGCATCCACCATTATCCAGGCTTACTGGAGGGGCCACCGTGTCCGCAAGGCCATGAGGGGGAAGGGCAAGAAGGGTAGCAAGGGCAAGAAGGGAAAAGGCAAGAAGGGCAAATAACAGCCCTGTGGAAAACTCGGCAAGACCATGACAGTCCATTATTCCAGCATGGTTTTTATATTTGTGGGAAAGAAGTGTCAGCTCTCCAAAAACACATCCATTTTGCTTTTCTCCTCTTGTACGTTTTCCTTTTAGGTATCAGAGTTTATTCCAATAAATACTGTGCAACGAAGCTCTTGATTACTATTGTATGATTACTACCCCGTGTTTGATGTTATCTATTTTTAAGTGTTCTTAAAAGAAAAGGGAATTTTGTTAAACCAttgtttaaaaatattttttattgaaaCATGTACAGTATTGTATTAATGAATCAGTTTAAATGGAACTCAACAATTTATAGTTGTTATGCAAAATTGATCAGAATAGTAGAAAACTGGCACCATGCAATTGTTGGATACATTTGATCAAGGCTTGAGAAACACTAAACAGTTTGGCCCTCTATTGATATGTATAGTTAGTATTCCCTACAGTTGCCACTAGGTGTCAGTACTAGACTGATTGCAGAAGTAGTATTGTCATCATGCTACGTTTGCTCcacagcagtggtgtaaagtcgTTTTtaggggtatctgtactttactatttatatttttgacaacttttactccattacattcctaaagaaaatatgtactttttactcctatacattttccctgacacccaaaagtactagttacattttgaatgctcaggcaggacatcaatatggtccaattcacaAACCTAACAATATAAAGCTTTgccatccctactgtctctgatctggcggactaaataaacacaaatactgtgtttgtttgtaaattatgtctgagtgttgaaatGTGCACCTGGCTCTccgtaaataaaataaacaagacaattgtgctgtctggtttgcataGTATAAGGAATTTGATATATTGCATATATAGCAATTATGACAAGTTATTTTTTCACCACTATTTAAGTACATGTACAACcatatacttttagacttttactcaagttgttTTTTACTGTTTGACATTCACTTTTACTTATTAGTTATTATTAGTTATTagttattttctattaaggtatcttttatgtacttttcccaccactgctgCACAGAGTGCTGCCCATAACATTACTATCTGTGTGAAAACAATACAAGACATGGATTGAAATCTCCAATAATAAGAACTGCAGGATCCTCTGTCGAGATCATCCTCCACCTGTTCACTTCAAATTGGCTTTAGTAGTGGCATGAGAAGGGCTCTGTTTGAGGTTGTTCACCATGGCAGACTGGTCTTGGATGAAGAGCTGGATCTGGAGAGGAACACACATTTTGATTTTACTGTTAACAAATTAATATGTCTGCTACTCTAAATCACTGTGACATCAGTATCCTTCTCTAACTGTGACATCACTAACCTTCTCTAGCTGTGACATAAATGTGACATAACTGACCTTCAGCTGTGTCATCCATaggaatagaatgaatagaacgggaATCCCTTTCAAGTCAATGGTGGCATAATGGGGGGGACTGGCGGCCATTGTgagtgtacccataggagcaaagcaggaagtaaaagcaaGAGGTGTATCCTTCAATCTGTGCTGTGCATTTTTGAATCAACTTAACTGACATTACAAAATACAcacagtggccagtttattaggtacaccaccccgttcTAGAAAAcggttcgctcctacagacagtgaatCATGTGGCCATgacttgctatataaagcaggcagacaggcattcagttacagttcgattgaacgttagaaGGGGCAAAATGAGTGACCTAGGCGACTTTTAGTGTGGTATGATCATCGGTGCCAGTCTCGTGTGTAGGGTTTACTGATAATGGtacgacaaacaaaaaacatctagtcagcggcagtcctgtgggtgaaaacagcttgttgatgagaggtcgaaggagaatagCAAGAATCTTGCAAGCTAAATGGGTGGGTAACAAACACACAAATAActgcgcagtacaacagtggtgtgcaggaCAGCACCTTGGAACACACAACTCGTCAGTCCTTGTCACGGTTGGGCTGTTGCAACAAACAACCACACCGGGTTctactcctatcagctaaaagaAGCTGCTCCAGGGGGCACGTTATCACCatcactggacaattgaggagtggaaaaacattgtctGGTCCAATGAATCCTGGTTCCTGTTGgatcatgctgatggcagagtcaggatttggcgatATGgctccatggccccatcctgcctactgtcaacggtacaggctgttggcggtggtgtaatggtgtggggaatgttttcctggcacacgttaggtcccttgataccaatggAGCAATGTTTCCATGTTTCAAAGAATTCAGACTGTTCTGGAGGCGAAGTGGTTCAGACCCGGTACTTGATGGGTCTAACTAATAAATTGGCCACTGAGTGTAAATTTGATTGCATGAGCCACGTCAGTAAGTATTATTTtaatgaacattctacattactatggaaatgattgcatcacaataccaggcagccattgcgagggtacccatgagtttaccagtcaaattgaCAAGTTTTAAGTTGTCATGTGCACTAGTACAGTGAAATGGCTTTCTTGcttgctctttcccaacaatgcagtaatcaatatcagtaATACTATAATTGTTTTAAATAAAAAAGCAAAGTCGAACAAAAACACATGAAAAATAGAAATAAGAAGAACATGAGCGTTAGTTCCCTGCATATTGACACTTGATATTGAAagttccagggtcagtgccaAAACCACATGGTTTCAATGTGTTTGaggccattccattcgctccgttagaagctgttcaggagcctgttggtttCAGACTTGATGTTCCGGTACCAAttgccgtgcggaagcagagaggaCTATGGCTTGGGTCTATGGCTTGggtctatggcttgggtgactggagtctttcaACAACTATctgggccttcctttcacactgccttatgtagaggtcctggatggcaggaaact is a window of Oncorhynchus keta strain PuntledgeMale-10-30-2019 chromosome 25, Oket_V2, whole genome shotgun sequence DNA encoding:
- the iqcd gene encoding dynein regulatory complex protein 10 isoform X1, giving the protein MSAEVAIQPLEDVSPQMMCSSPQPSPQPRAKVLREDLLKILDPSRKKLSSLETQRIAGVLEDCIARVETVALLPAVLSRLGGLSVGLELEGALQEHQHLGERLGGLGQKLVEGEAGERTRAELERAIPSSLRNVLRLLRAHPAATRALRSEAEVGGQGVSEGVRGLVGGLQELRGVLLEKLLTSPSEERQRTRYMQEVSLRHGNNMELVATLEMEVAAAIKDRDAETSKRNEVIRKLKSSLHQMEKISEDFVLRTQQDADKQNQSDAKTSQGRRARMQQEANQLRVQLNNLISENREVETSLRKKKYKVETEIENWIQKYDADMGEKQFELEDMTRVYEEEKEELRELEEAYAVLEQEFSQIQEERRLAEERREEEQKELEKKSRASTIIQAYWRGHRVRKAMRGKGKKGSKGKKGKGKKGK
- the iqcd gene encoding dynein regulatory complex protein 10 isoform X2; the protein is MSAEVAIQPLEDVSPQMMCSSPQPSPQPRAKVLREDLLKILDPSRKKLSSLETQRIAGVLEDCIARVETVALLPAVLSRLGGLSVGLELEGALQEHQHLGERLGGLGQKLVEGEAGERTRAELERAIPSSLRNVLRLLRAHPAATRALRSEAEVGGQGVSEGVRGLVGGLQELRGVLLEKLLTSPSEERQRTRYMQEVSLRHGNNMELVATLEMEVAAAIKDRDAETSKRNEVIRKLKSSLHQMEKISEDFVLRTQQDADKQNQSDAKTSQGRRARMQQEANQLRVQLNNLISENREKKYKVETEIENWIQKYDADMGEKQFELEDMTRVYEEEKEELRELEEAYAVLEQEFSQIQEERRLAEERREEEQKELEKKSRASTIIQAYWRGHRVRKAMRGKGKKGSKGKKGKGKKGK